One part of the Syngnathus acus chromosome 17, fSynAcu1.2, whole genome shotgun sequence genome encodes these proteins:
- the hhatla gene encoding hedgehog acyltransferase like, a isoform X1 has translation MGIKAGLPRYELYLYIAVLSGALAWAASWIVEASSENVSRKTFKESVKPGWYYFGRKMDVADFEWVMWFSTFRNHILFALCGHVIFAKIFTLLAPKIGIDGCKHRSLIFCVYGALAVLVTMGWTFMALVLSHCMVLYSVAMVKTKWMCFVAGLATLASIKLEPYNSWQETLVTGSFDLQDILFYGGCGFTIMRCMSFALENCEKKDGNYTFGDLLKYNFYLPFFFFGPVMTFDKYHAQANNTKLSRKEREMWNITTKAVLHLALILTVDAFFHYLYILTIPTDIMLVTQLSDWCLAGLAYFNLLYDWLKAAVMFGVINTVATLDHLDPPQPPKCITMLYVFAETHFDRGINDWLCKYVYDYIGGDHEQILKEFLATVSTFAITTLWLGPCEVVYIWSFFNCFGLNFELWVAKFFSIPPFSTIEGLMGEAMSRRIRGLFNAANFWAIILYNVLSLNSLGFAKLVGRRLIFKGFPLSTLSVLLVTYCGVQLVKEHERQQALAEDAQPVKPLDANKEKAE, from the exons ATGGGGATCAAGGCTGGCCTCCCCAGATATGAGCTGTATCTCTACATTGCTGTGCTCTCCGGGGCCTTGGCTTGGGCTGCCAGTTGGATAGTGGAGGCTTCAAGCG AGAATGTGAGCAGAAAGACATTCAAAGAAAGTGTCAAACCAGGATGGTATTACTTTGGCAGGAAAATG GATGTCGCGGACTTTGAATGGGTGATGTGGTTCTCCACATTCCGCAATCACATTCTTTTTGCGCTCTGCGGCCATGTGATTTTTGCCAAAATCTTCACCTTGCTGGCGCCAAag ATTGGTATAGATGGATGTAAG CACAGATCGTTGATCTTCTGCGTGTACGGCGCTTTGGCCGTCCTGGTCACCATGGGCTGGACCTTCATGGCTTTGGTTCTGTCTCACTGCATGGTACTGTACAGCGTGGCTATGGTAAAGACCAAGTGGATGTGCTTTGTCGCTGGCCTGGCCACACTGGCCTCAATCAAGCTGGAGCCTTATAACTCTTGGCAG GAAACCTTGGTGACGGGCTCTTTCGACCTGCAAGACATCCTTTTTTACGGAGGTTGCGGCTTCACCATCATGCGTTGTATGAGCTTTGCTTTGGAGAATTGTGAGAAGAAAGATGGCAACTACACTTTTGGTGATTTGCTGAAATACAACTTCTACCtccccttcttcttcttcggaCCTGTTATGACCTTTGACAAGTATCACGCCCAG GCCAACAACACCAAGCTGAGCCGCAAAGAGAGGGAGATGTGGAACATTACCACCAAGGCCGTGTTACACCTGGCACTGATCCTGACGGTTGATGCTTTCTTCCACTATCTCTACATCTTGACAATCCCCACTGACATCATGTTGGTAACGCAACTTTCTGACTGGTGTCTAG CTGGTCTGGCTTACTTCAACCTGCTGTACGACTGGTTAAAAGCAGCTGTGATGTTTGGAGTTATTAACACAGTGGCAACATTGGACCACTTAGACCCCCCTCAGCCTCCAAAGTGTATCACAATGCTATACGTCTTTGCCGAGAC gcACTTTGACAGAGGCATCAATGACTGGCTTTGCAA GTATGTTTATGACTACATTGGTGGAGATCACGAACAAATATTGAAGGAGTTCCTGGCCACCGTGAGCACCTTTGCCATTACTACCCTCTGGCTGGGCCCTTGCGAAGTGGTTTATATCTGGTCCTTTTTTAACTGCTTCGGCCTCAACTTTGAGCTTTGGGTAGCCAAGTTCTTCTCTATTCCGCCATTTTCTACCATAGAG GGTTTAATGGGTGAAGCCATGTCACGCAGGATCCGCGGTCTGTTCAATGCTGCCAATTTCTGGGCTATCATCCTCTACAACGTTCTTTCCTTGAACAGTTTGGGCTTTGCCAAACTGGTTGGAAGAAGACTGATTTTTAAAG GCTTTCCCCTGTCTACTCTATCTGTGCTATTGGTGACCTACTGTGGTGTACAGCTGGTCAAAGAACATGAAAGACAGCAAGCCCTGGCGGAGGATGCACAGCCAGTCAAGCCACTAGATGCCAACAAAGAAAAGgcagaataa
- the hhatla gene encoding hedgehog acyltransferase like, a isoform X2, which produces MGIKAGLPRYELYLYIAVLSGALAWAASWIVEASSENVSRKTFKESVKPGWYYFGRKMDVADFEWVMWFSTFRNHILFALCGHVIFAKIFTLLAPKHRSLIFCVYGALAVLVTMGWTFMALVLSHCMVLYSVAMVKTKWMCFVAGLATLASIKLEPYNSWQETLVTGSFDLQDILFYGGCGFTIMRCMSFALENCEKKDGNYTFGDLLKYNFYLPFFFFGPVMTFDKYHAQANNTKLSRKEREMWNITTKAVLHLALILTVDAFFHYLYILTIPTDIMLVTQLSDWCLAGLAYFNLLYDWLKAAVMFGVINTVATLDHLDPPQPPKCITMLYVFAETHFDRGINDWLCKYVYDYIGGDHEQILKEFLATVSTFAITTLWLGPCEVVYIWSFFNCFGLNFELWVAKFFSIPPFSTIEGLMGEAMSRRIRGLFNAANFWAIILYNVLSLNSLGFAKLVGRRLIFKGFPLSTLSVLLVTYCGVQLVKEHERQQALAEDAQPVKPLDANKEKAE; this is translated from the exons ATGGGGATCAAGGCTGGCCTCCCCAGATATGAGCTGTATCTCTACATTGCTGTGCTCTCCGGGGCCTTGGCTTGGGCTGCCAGTTGGATAGTGGAGGCTTCAAGCG AGAATGTGAGCAGAAAGACATTCAAAGAAAGTGTCAAACCAGGATGGTATTACTTTGGCAGGAAAATG GATGTCGCGGACTTTGAATGGGTGATGTGGTTCTCCACATTCCGCAATCACATTCTTTTTGCGCTCTGCGGCCATGTGATTTTTGCCAAAATCTTCACCTTGCTGGCGCCAAag CACAGATCGTTGATCTTCTGCGTGTACGGCGCTTTGGCCGTCCTGGTCACCATGGGCTGGACCTTCATGGCTTTGGTTCTGTCTCACTGCATGGTACTGTACAGCGTGGCTATGGTAAAGACCAAGTGGATGTGCTTTGTCGCTGGCCTGGCCACACTGGCCTCAATCAAGCTGGAGCCTTATAACTCTTGGCAG GAAACCTTGGTGACGGGCTCTTTCGACCTGCAAGACATCCTTTTTTACGGAGGTTGCGGCTTCACCATCATGCGTTGTATGAGCTTTGCTTTGGAGAATTGTGAGAAGAAAGATGGCAACTACACTTTTGGTGATTTGCTGAAATACAACTTCTACCtccccttcttcttcttcggaCCTGTTATGACCTTTGACAAGTATCACGCCCAG GCCAACAACACCAAGCTGAGCCGCAAAGAGAGGGAGATGTGGAACATTACCACCAAGGCCGTGTTACACCTGGCACTGATCCTGACGGTTGATGCTTTCTTCCACTATCTCTACATCTTGACAATCCCCACTGACATCATGTTGGTAACGCAACTTTCTGACTGGTGTCTAG CTGGTCTGGCTTACTTCAACCTGCTGTACGACTGGTTAAAAGCAGCTGTGATGTTTGGAGTTATTAACACAGTGGCAACATTGGACCACTTAGACCCCCCTCAGCCTCCAAAGTGTATCACAATGCTATACGTCTTTGCCGAGAC gcACTTTGACAGAGGCATCAATGACTGGCTTTGCAA GTATGTTTATGACTACATTGGTGGAGATCACGAACAAATATTGAAGGAGTTCCTGGCCACCGTGAGCACCTTTGCCATTACTACCCTCTGGCTGGGCCCTTGCGAAGTGGTTTATATCTGGTCCTTTTTTAACTGCTTCGGCCTCAACTTTGAGCTTTGGGTAGCCAAGTTCTTCTCTATTCCGCCATTTTCTACCATAGAG GGTTTAATGGGTGAAGCCATGTCACGCAGGATCCGCGGTCTGTTCAATGCTGCCAATTTCTGGGCTATCATCCTCTACAACGTTCTTTCCTTGAACAGTTTGGGCTTTGCCAAACTGGTTGGAAGAAGACTGATTTTTAAAG GCTTTCCCCTGTCTACTCTATCTGTGCTATTGGTGACCTACTGTGGTGTACAGCTGGTCAAAGAACATGAAAGACAGCAAGCCCTGGCGGAGGATGCACAGCCAGTCAAGCCACTAGATGCCAACAAAGAAAAGgcagaataa
- the LOC119137629 gene encoding kelch-like protein 40a produces the protein MAALTIDPTEQPRMYQQTLLQDGLCDLLENDKFVDCVLKVKDKKFPCHRLVLAASSPFFKAMFLSDLEESKTRDIILKDVEPGTMGMILRYLYTSDINLTEQNVQDIFMVANMYQIPSIFSVCVSYLQEKLVLGNCLAIFRLGLLLDCPRLALTAQEFICERYQVVIRDQDFLQLAATELALIISSDALNVQREEQVFESLMGWVEHDEKQRLEELPELLHCIRFRLMPLDYFKKKVQRHQYIRLNQEIEKELELVKDAHRGRLPKPKLEGTEGEESEKDQEGYLPGILNNNPRFGMFEMDLLLMISETGTVAYEPVANECFVVSDSGEIPKNHCSLVTKENQVFVVGGLLYNEENQDEPFSSYFLQFDPVSSEWLGMPSQPNPRCLFGMAQVENSIFVVGGKELKEGEHVLDSVMIYDRQSFKWGESDPLPYVVYGHGTVSHKGLVYVIGGKSESRKCMRRVCVYNPTKFEWKDLAPLKTARSLFGVEVHNDQIFVVTGVTDTGLTSSVEVYDIASNEWSDLTEFPQERSSLKLMSMAGALYAVGGFAMMPSESSEEPVPTEMTDVWRYEDTKKHWSGILREIIYAEGATIVPVRLNTLRLNKL, from the exons atggctgctctgACTATAGACCCGACAGAGCAGCCTCGGATGTACCAGCAGACCCTTCTTCAAGACGGACTGTGTGACCTGTTGGAGAATGACAAATTTGTGGACTGTGTCCTCAAAGTCAAGGACAAGAAGTTCCCCTGCCATCGCTTGGTTTTAGCAGCCAGTAGCCCCTTCTTCAAGGCGATGTTCCTGTCTGACCTGGAAGAGAGCAAGACGCGTGACATAATCCTCAAAGATGTGGAGCCCGGCACCATGGGGATGATTTTGCGCTACCTCTACACCTCTGACATTAATTTGACAGAGCAGAACGTCCAGGACATCTTCATGGTGGCTAACATGTACCAGATCCCGTCCATCTTCTCGGTTTGCGTGTCCTACCTTCAAGAGAAGCTGGTACTCGGCAACTGCTTGGCTATCTTCAGGTTGGGGCTGCTGCTGGACTGTCCGAGGCTCGCCTTGACTGCTCAGGAGTTCATCTGTGAACGCTACCAGGTTGTCATCAGGGACCAGGATTTCCTGCAGCTGGCCGCCACCGAGCTGGCTCTCATCATCAGCTCGGATGCGCTTAATGTCCAGCGGGAAGAACAGGTGTTCGAATCCCTGATGGGCTGGGTCGAACACGATGAGAAACAAAGGCTGGAAGAACTGCCCGAATTGTTGCACTGCATCCGCTTTAGGTTGATGCCTTTGgactactttaaaaaaaaagtgcaacgcCATCAATACATCCGATTGAACCAGGAGATCGAGAAAGAGCTAGAGCTGGTGAAGGATGCTCACAGAGGTCGTCTCCCAAAGCCCAAGTTGGAAGGAACGGAGGGAGAAGAAAGCGAGAAGGACCAGGAGGGCTACCTGCCGGGAATCCTCAACAACAACCCGCGTTTTGGGATGTTTGAGATGGACTTGCTACTCATGATCAGTGAAACGGGCACAGTGGCCTATGAACCAGTTGCAAATGAATGCTTTGTGGTGTCGGACTCTGGAGAAATTCCAAAGAACCACTGCAGTCTGGTAACCAAAGAGAACCAGGTGTTTGTTGTGGGCGGGCTTCTCTACAATGAGGAGAACCAAGATGAACCCTTCAGCTCTTACTTCTTACAG TTTGACCCAGTCAGCTCCGAATGGTTAGGGATGCCCTCACAACCCAACCCACGCTGCTTGTTTGGAATGGCACAAGTGGAGAATTCCATCTTTGTTGTTGGAGGCAAGGAACTGAAAGAAGGGGAGCACGTTCTGGACTCGGTCATGATTTACGACAGACA gtcATTCAAATGGGGTGAGTCAGACCCTCTTCCGTACGTTGTGTACGGCCACGGGACCGTATCACACAAAGGCCTCGTCTATGTTATTGGTGGCAAATCAGAAAGCAG GAAGTGCATGAGGAGAGTCTGCGTCTACAACCCCACAAAGTTTGAGTGGAAGGACCTGGCCCCCCTGAAGACAGCTCGCTCCCTGTTTGGCGTTGAAGTCCACAACGACCAGATTTTTGTCGTGACGGGCGTTACGGACACGGGTCTCACCAGCTCGGTGGAGGTCTACGACATAGCCAGCAACGA GTGGTCAGATTTGACCGAGTTCCCTCAGGAGCGCAGCTCCCTCAAACTGATGTCCATGGCGGGCGCCTTGTACGCCGTGGGCGGCTTTGCCATGATGCCCAGTGAAAGCAGTGAGGAGCCTGTGCCAACAGAAATGACTGACGTCTGGAG ATACGAGGACACCAAGAAGCATTGGAGTGGGATTCTACGTGAGATTATCTATGCAGAGGGAGCCACCATCGTTCCGGTCCGGCTCAACACTCTGCGCCTCAACAAATTATAA